In Populus alba chromosome 1, ASM523922v2, whole genome shotgun sequence, a single window of DNA contains:
- the LOC118045617 gene encoding zeaxanthin epoxidase, chloroplastic isoform X2: protein MCKKQARKAKSDQLFSFLIKSPMATFHCLSSSYYHYKNCNTGFVDFRYKRSSYAVRCERASCCNQGYSCVERDEKRRLRILIAGGGIGGLVLALAAKHRGYDVKVFEKDLSAVRGEGRHRGPIQLLSSALAVLQVIDGNVAKQIMEAGCVTGDRINGVADGVSGKWFIKFNLLNHAMKRGLPVTSVICRMALQDILLNGVGLDIVRNKSKVVDFIQDSNKVTVILEDGQHYDGDVLVGADGIWSKVRSKLFGQEDAKYSDYTCYSGLANFVPPYVDSVGYRVFLGLNQYFVASDVGNGKIQWYAFHKEPPNNTDPPRGKKKRLLNLFGHWCKEVVELLSETQEDMILRRDIYDRDMIYTWGVGRVTLLGDAAHPMQPNLGQGGCMAIEDCYQLILELDKFVKSGLDFQQSNEISTMLRRYEKKRMFRVSTVHAASRMASKALTAYRPYMEFGSGSLSFLSSPKITKPSALVVRAFLQILMPQFMIWMMAGHGFW from the exons ATGTGCAAAAAGCAAGCTAGAAAAGCCAAAAGTGaccaacttttttctttcttgatcaaATCACCAATGGCAACATTTCATTGCCTGAGTTCTAGCTATTACCATTACAAGAATTGCAATACTGGGTTTGTGGACTTTAGATACAAAAGAAGCAGCTATGCTGTCAGGTGTGAAAGGGCAAGTTGCTGTAACCAAGGTTATTCATGTGTAGAGAGGGATGAGAAGAGGAGGCTCAGGATCTTGATTGCTGGTGGGGGTATAGGGGGATTGGTTTTGGCTCTAGCAGCAAAACATAGAGGATATGATGTGAAGGTGTTTGAGAAGGATTTGAGTGCAGTAAGAGGGGAGGGTAGGCACAGGGGTCCTATTCAATTATTGAGTAGTGCTTTGGCAGTTTTGCAGGTTATTGATGGGAATGTTGCAAAGCAAATTATGGAAGCTGGCTGTGTTACTGGTGACCGCATCAATGGCGTTGCAGATGGCGTCTCAGGTAAATG gtttattaaatttaatctcttGAATCATGCTATGAAGAGAGGACTCCCTGTTACCTCTGTTATATGTAGAATGGCATTGCAAGACATTTTACTCAACGGTGTTGGTTTAGACATAGTAAGAAACAAATCTAAAGTTGTTGACTTCATTCAAGATTCTAACAAG GTTACAGTGATCCTTGAGGATGGACAGCATTATGATGGTGATGTTTTAGTTGGGGCAGATGGCATATGGTCAAAA GTTCGGTCAAAACTTTTTGGGCAGGAGGATGCAAAATATTCAGATTATACATGCTATAGTGGACTTGCAAACTTTGTCCCACCTTATGTTGACTCTGTTGG GTATCGGGTGTTCTTAGGATTGAACCAGTACTTTGTTGCTTCAGATGTTGGAAATGGAAAGATACAATGGTATGCCTTCCACAAGGAGCCTCCTAATAACACAGATCCTCCAAGAG gaaagaagaagaggctgCTAAATTTGTTTGGACATTGGTGCAAGGAAGTTGTTGAACTACTATCAGAAACACAAGAGGATATGATTCTGCGAAGGGACATTTATGATAGAGACATGATCTACACCTGGGGGGTTGGAAGGGTGACTCTGCTAGGCGATGCTGCTCATCCGATGCAACCAAATCTGGGGCAAGGCGGTTGCATGGCAATTGAG GACTGCTACCAACTTATTCTCGAGCTCGATAAGTTTGTCAAGAGTGGCTTAGATTTTCAACAGTCAAACGAAATTTCCACCATGCTTCGAAG GTACGAGAAGAAACGAATGTTCCGCGTTAGTACAGTGCATGCAGCCAGCCGAATGGCATCGAAAGCGCTCACCGCTTACCGACCTTACATGGAATTTGGATCTGGCTCCTTGTCT TTTTTGTCATCTCCAAAGATAACCAAACCGTCAGCTCTTGTGGTACGTGCTTTTCTACAAATTCTAATGCCGCAATTCATGATTTGGATGATGGCTGGCCATGG ATTTTGGTGA
- the LOC118045618 gene encoding uncharacterized protein isoform X1 codes for MANQEEDIHHQNQQSWGTWEELLLASAVKRHGFKNWDSVALELQTKTCLPHLLTTAQICQQKYLDLNRRFNTTTINNLHHNHTPEEDNQDEEQNNINTGIINNNIISVPWLEELRKLRVAELKQEVQRYDVSILTLQLKVKKLEEERERSVQEGDGNTEKPDLMPDKLRKEDEPGKPGSVSGEESDREDRSVNESNSTASGGVEDAVAKLEEVEPVQGGSGEPDPVVSGSNRKALDEGGGGEELCEFGDSVTQLSSESLNSGRKRKGSGRKEEVSVTGGEETVAVKSEPVVGFLDMIRAHRNGSLFESLLESQEMGVYKDMIRQHMDLEAIQAKLEQGSYSPSNLLFFRDLLLLFNNALVFFPKHSVESLTAHKIRSLVMDEMRKDTQKSESTVVPENIPAQPKRELERSDSLLAKHKSSIPVIVCRKRSSISAKPSSSSLGQKIEQQQQQSNENKPVNDPKPPAVEQGLLKMKSEEKPVTGARSTRRGNKNLAKGSTSPSKKQNTSPDTKVAAPDKSETPKTEKKKNEALPLEKKKSAVDFLKRIKKNSPAETPKNNSRGASSGGERKMEGSGGKGERGKERVLKNSDKKQGKQESSSSKKNVGRPSKKAAEESRVSGKRGRDSGGKEVAKRPRKRSRR; via the exons ATGGCTAACCAAGAAGAAGACATTCACCACCAAAACCAACAATCATGGGGCACGTGGGAAGAACTGCTGTTAGCAAGTGCCGTCAAGCGTCATGGTTTCAAGAACTGGGATTCCGTTGCTTTAGAACTTCAAACCAAAACCTGTCTTCCTCATCTCTTAACCACTGCTCAAATTTGCCAGCAGAAATACCTTGACCTCAACCGCAGATTCAATACCACCACCATCAACAACCTCCATCACAACCATACACCGGAGGAGGATAATCAAGATGAAGAACAAAACAACATTAACACTggtattattaataataatattataagcgTTCCATGGCTCGAAGAACTTCGTAAACTCCGTGTTGCGGAGTTGAAACAAGAGGTCCAACGATACGATGTTTCCATCCT TACTTTGCAATTGAAGGTGAAAAAACTGGAGGAAGAGCGAGAGAGAAGCGTTCAAGAAGGAGATGGCAATACAGAGAAACCAGATCTGATGCCAGATAAATTGAGAAAAGAGGATGAACCGGGGAAACCGGGTTCGGTTTCAGGTGAGGAGTCGGACCGGGAGGACCGGTCGGTGAATGAATCGAATTCGACTGCCTCGGGTGGGGTAGAAGATGCCGTGGCGAAATTAGAGGAAGTTGAACCGGTTCAGGGAGGGTCTGGTGAACCGGACCCGGTTGTGAGCGGGTCGAATCGGAAAGCGCTGGATGAGGGTGGTGGAGGGGAGGAGTTGTGCGAGTTTGGCGACTCGGTGACTCAGTTGAGTAGTGAGTCGTTGAATTCGGGGAGGAAGAGGAAAGGGAGCGGGAGAAAGGAGGAGGTTTCAGTAACAGGCGGTGAGGAAACGGTGGCGGTGAAATCTGAACCGGTAGTTGGGTTTTTAGATATGATTAGGGCCCACAGAAATGGATCTCTTTTTGAAAGCCTGCTTGAGAGCCAG GAAATGGGTGTGTATAAAGACATGATCCGGCAGCATATGGATTTGGAAGCAATACAAGCAAAGCTAGAACAAGGCTCCTACTCTCCTTCAAATCTTTTGTTCTTCCGAGATCTTTTGCTTCTCTTCAACAATGCTTTAGTTTTCTTTCCCAAACACTCTGTCGAATCACTCACCGCCCACAAAATCCGATCCCTCGTCATGGATGAAATGAGAAAAGATACCCAAAAATCTGAATCTACTGTAGTGCCAGAAAATATTCCTGCCCAACCCAAACGTGAACTTGAAAGATCAGATTCATTGCTCGCTAAACACAAGTCTTCCATCCCTGTTATAGTTTGTCGTAAACGCAGTTCAATATCGGCTAAGCCTTCCTCTTCTAGCCTAGGGCAAAAGAttgagcagcagcagcagcaaagcAATGAGAACAAACCAGTTAATGATCCGAAACCGCCTGCTGTTGAGCAGGGTTTGCTAAAGATGAAATCTGAAGAGAAGCCTGTAACTGGTGCAAGAAGTACCAGGAGAGGTAATAAGAATCTTGCGAAGGGTTCTACTTCTCCGAGCAAGAAGCAAAATACAAGCCCTGACACAAAAGTTGCCGCACCTGATAAGTCTGAAACTCCTAAGAccgaaaagaagaaaaatgaggcATTGCcattggagaagaaaaaaagtgcCGTTGATTTCTTGaagagaataaagaagaattctCCTGCAGAGACACCAAAGAATAATAGTAGAGGAGCTAGTAGTGGTGGAGAGCGAAAAATGGAAGGAAGTGGTGGgaaaggagagagagggaaagaacGAGTGTTGAAGAATAGtgataaaaaacaaggaaagcAGGAGAGTAGTTCATCAAAGAAGAATGTTGGGAGGCCATCGAAGAAGGCAGCAGAGGAGAGTAGGGTTTCAGGAAAGCGTGGCAGGGACAGCGGAGGAAAGGAGGTGGCAAAGAGGCCAAGAAAGCGGTCTAGGAGGTAA
- the LOC118045617 gene encoding zeaxanthin epoxidase, chloroplastic isoform X1, translating to MCKKQARKAKSDQLFSFLIKSPMATFHCLSSSYYHYKNCNTGFVDFRYKRSSYAVRCERASCCNQGYSCVERDEKRRLRILIAGGGIGGLVLALAAKHRGYDVKVFEKDLSAVRGEGRHRGPIQLLSSALAVLQVIDGNVAKQIMEAGCVTGDRINGVADGVSGKWFIKFNLLNHAMKRGLPVTSVICRMALQDILLNGVGLDIVRNKSKVVDFIQDSNKVTVILEDGQHYDGDVLVGADGIWSKVRSKLFGQEDAKYSDYTCYSGLANFVPPYVDSVGYRVFLGLNQYFVASDVGNGKIQWYAFHKEPPNNTDPPRGKKKRLLNLFGHWCKEVVELLSETQEDMILRRDIYDRDMIYTWGVGRVTLLGDAAHPMQPNLGQGGCMAIEDCYQLILELDKFVKSGLDFQQSNEISTMLRRYEKKRMFRVSTVHAASRMASKALTAYRPYMEFGSGSLSFMLSQFLSSPKITKPSALVVRAFLQILMPQFMIWMMAGHGFW from the exons ATGTGCAAAAAGCAAGCTAGAAAAGCCAAAAGTGaccaacttttttctttcttgatcaaATCACCAATGGCAACATTTCATTGCCTGAGTTCTAGCTATTACCATTACAAGAATTGCAATACTGGGTTTGTGGACTTTAGATACAAAAGAAGCAGCTATGCTGTCAGGTGTGAAAGGGCAAGTTGCTGTAACCAAGGTTATTCATGTGTAGAGAGGGATGAGAAGAGGAGGCTCAGGATCTTGATTGCTGGTGGGGGTATAGGGGGATTGGTTTTGGCTCTAGCAGCAAAACATAGAGGATATGATGTGAAGGTGTTTGAGAAGGATTTGAGTGCAGTAAGAGGGGAGGGTAGGCACAGGGGTCCTATTCAATTATTGAGTAGTGCTTTGGCAGTTTTGCAGGTTATTGATGGGAATGTTGCAAAGCAAATTATGGAAGCTGGCTGTGTTACTGGTGACCGCATCAATGGCGTTGCAGATGGCGTCTCAGGTAAATG gtttattaaatttaatctcttGAATCATGCTATGAAGAGAGGACTCCCTGTTACCTCTGTTATATGTAGAATGGCATTGCAAGACATTTTACTCAACGGTGTTGGTTTAGACATAGTAAGAAACAAATCTAAAGTTGTTGACTTCATTCAAGATTCTAACAAG GTTACAGTGATCCTTGAGGATGGACAGCATTATGATGGTGATGTTTTAGTTGGGGCAGATGGCATATGGTCAAAA GTTCGGTCAAAACTTTTTGGGCAGGAGGATGCAAAATATTCAGATTATACATGCTATAGTGGACTTGCAAACTTTGTCCCACCTTATGTTGACTCTGTTGG GTATCGGGTGTTCTTAGGATTGAACCAGTACTTTGTTGCTTCAGATGTTGGAAATGGAAAGATACAATGGTATGCCTTCCACAAGGAGCCTCCTAATAACACAGATCCTCCAAGAG gaaagaagaagaggctgCTAAATTTGTTTGGACATTGGTGCAAGGAAGTTGTTGAACTACTATCAGAAACACAAGAGGATATGATTCTGCGAAGGGACATTTATGATAGAGACATGATCTACACCTGGGGGGTTGGAAGGGTGACTCTGCTAGGCGATGCTGCTCATCCGATGCAACCAAATCTGGGGCAAGGCGGTTGCATGGCAATTGAG GACTGCTACCAACTTATTCTCGAGCTCGATAAGTTTGTCAAGAGTGGCTTAGATTTTCAACAGTCAAACGAAATTTCCACCATGCTTCGAAG GTACGAGAAGAAACGAATGTTCCGCGTTAGTACAGTGCATGCAGCCAGCCGAATGGCATCGAAAGCGCTCACCGCTTACCGACCTTACATGGAATTTGGATCTGGCTCCTTGTCT TTTATGCTGTCACAGTTTTTGTCATCTCCAAAGATAACCAAACCGTCAGCTCTTGTGGTACGTGCTTTTCTACAAATTCTAATGCCGCAATTCATGATTTGGATGATGGCTGGCCATGG ATTTTGGTGA
- the LOC118045618 gene encoding uncharacterized protein isoform X2, which produces MANQEEDIHHQNQQSWGTWEELLLASAVKRHGFKNWDSVALELQTKTCLPHLLTTAQICQQKYLDLNRRFNTTTINNLHHNHTPEEDNQDEEQNNINTGIINNNIISVPWLEELRKLRVAELKQEVKKLEEERERSVQEGDGNTEKPDLMPDKLRKEDEPGKPGSVSGEESDREDRSVNESNSTASGGVEDAVAKLEEVEPVQGGSGEPDPVVSGSNRKALDEGGGGEELCEFGDSVTQLSSESLNSGRKRKGSGRKEEVSVTGGEETVAVKSEPVVGFLDMIRAHRNGSLFESLLESQEMGVYKDMIRQHMDLEAIQAKLEQGSYSPSNLLFFRDLLLLFNNALVFFPKHSVESLTAHKIRSLVMDEMRKDTQKSESTVVPENIPAQPKRELERSDSLLAKHKSSIPVIVCRKRSSISAKPSSSSLGQKIEQQQQQSNENKPVNDPKPPAVEQGLLKMKSEEKPVTGARSTRRGNKNLAKGSTSPSKKQNTSPDTKVAAPDKSETPKTEKKKNEALPLEKKKSAVDFLKRIKKNSPAETPKNNSRGASSGGERKMEGSGGKGERGKERVLKNSDKKQGKQESSSSKKNVGRPSKKAAEESRVSGKRGRDSGGKEVAKRPRKRSRR; this is translated from the exons ATGGCTAACCAAGAAGAAGACATTCACCACCAAAACCAACAATCATGGGGCACGTGGGAAGAACTGCTGTTAGCAAGTGCCGTCAAGCGTCATGGTTTCAAGAACTGGGATTCCGTTGCTTTAGAACTTCAAACCAAAACCTGTCTTCCTCATCTCTTAACCACTGCTCAAATTTGCCAGCAGAAATACCTTGACCTCAACCGCAGATTCAATACCACCACCATCAACAACCTCCATCACAACCATACACCGGAGGAGGATAATCAAGATGAAGAACAAAACAACATTAACACTggtattattaataataatattataagcgTTCCATGGCTCGAAGAACTTCGTAAACTCCGTGTTGCGGAGTTGAAACAAGAG GTGAAAAAACTGGAGGAAGAGCGAGAGAGAAGCGTTCAAGAAGGAGATGGCAATACAGAGAAACCAGATCTGATGCCAGATAAATTGAGAAAAGAGGATGAACCGGGGAAACCGGGTTCGGTTTCAGGTGAGGAGTCGGACCGGGAGGACCGGTCGGTGAATGAATCGAATTCGACTGCCTCGGGTGGGGTAGAAGATGCCGTGGCGAAATTAGAGGAAGTTGAACCGGTTCAGGGAGGGTCTGGTGAACCGGACCCGGTTGTGAGCGGGTCGAATCGGAAAGCGCTGGATGAGGGTGGTGGAGGGGAGGAGTTGTGCGAGTTTGGCGACTCGGTGACTCAGTTGAGTAGTGAGTCGTTGAATTCGGGGAGGAAGAGGAAAGGGAGCGGGAGAAAGGAGGAGGTTTCAGTAACAGGCGGTGAGGAAACGGTGGCGGTGAAATCTGAACCGGTAGTTGGGTTTTTAGATATGATTAGGGCCCACAGAAATGGATCTCTTTTTGAAAGCCTGCTTGAGAGCCAG GAAATGGGTGTGTATAAAGACATGATCCGGCAGCATATGGATTTGGAAGCAATACAAGCAAAGCTAGAACAAGGCTCCTACTCTCCTTCAAATCTTTTGTTCTTCCGAGATCTTTTGCTTCTCTTCAACAATGCTTTAGTTTTCTTTCCCAAACACTCTGTCGAATCACTCACCGCCCACAAAATCCGATCCCTCGTCATGGATGAAATGAGAAAAGATACCCAAAAATCTGAATCTACTGTAGTGCCAGAAAATATTCCTGCCCAACCCAAACGTGAACTTGAAAGATCAGATTCATTGCTCGCTAAACACAAGTCTTCCATCCCTGTTATAGTTTGTCGTAAACGCAGTTCAATATCGGCTAAGCCTTCCTCTTCTAGCCTAGGGCAAAAGAttgagcagcagcagcagcaaagcAATGAGAACAAACCAGTTAATGATCCGAAACCGCCTGCTGTTGAGCAGGGTTTGCTAAAGATGAAATCTGAAGAGAAGCCTGTAACTGGTGCAAGAAGTACCAGGAGAGGTAATAAGAATCTTGCGAAGGGTTCTACTTCTCCGAGCAAGAAGCAAAATACAAGCCCTGACACAAAAGTTGCCGCACCTGATAAGTCTGAAACTCCTAAGAccgaaaagaagaaaaatgaggcATTGCcattggagaagaaaaaaagtgcCGTTGATTTCTTGaagagaataaagaagaattctCCTGCAGAGACACCAAAGAATAATAGTAGAGGAGCTAGTAGTGGTGGAGAGCGAAAAATGGAAGGAAGTGGTGGgaaaggagagagagggaaagaacGAGTGTTGAAGAATAGtgataaaaaacaaggaaagcAGGAGAGTAGTTCATCAAAGAAGAATGTTGGGAGGCCATCGAAGAAGGCAGCAGAGGAGAGTAGGGTTTCAGGAAAGCGTGGCAGGGACAGCGGAGGAAAGGAGGTGGCAAAGAGGCCAAGAAAGCGGTCTAGGAGGTAA